The Aspergillus nidulans FGSC A4 chromosome VIII genome contains the following window.
GGTCCAGAGCACGAACCCTTTCTTTGCTGACGAGCCAGGCTACAAAGACGAGTGATTGCCACTTATGGCCGCATCTTGATTGAAGATAACAATAGTGATCTTTGTGGAAGGAAGGAAACCGCGAATGCCCGTTGCAGAATGTGTGAGTTTCATTGAAATGGCCGTCAGTCGTAATGCCTCGCAGCGGTGTCGCAGGACGACGAGAAAGCTGATCTGCTCCTGTGCGTTCAATTGAAAAGTACAGCTCAACTCAGCAGAAGCCGTCGATATGAAtctgaaaaaaagaaaggaaggaaagagttTGTGAATCACTAAAGAATCCGATCGCCTTTGACTCCAAAATCCAGACACCACCGGGACTGCCGTATGCAAAACCTAAATTCTGGCAAACATACACGATACGGACCATGTCGCGGGCTAGATGTCTGGACGCTCGACAGCTCATGCCAAAGCACTCAGCATCCAGAATTGGCCTCTGAAATCGTTGCCTCTAGTGTCCTCGGCTTTGCCTATTCTAGCGGAATCCAGGGGTCATCTCCACCAGGATTACGGTAAGTAAAGGCCATATATCATCGGAACTACGGGGAAATAAGTAAATAGCTATaaagctgaagctcgttGCAGTGATGCTTCAGGCGAGAGTCCCTAGCTAAGCCTATCTCATGAAAGTATGAGTCTTATACGGAAACAATCCCAAGGCTGGACGATAAGCTGCCCGCGCCTCGTGTAGTATCAAATTTGCGCTGTTGTCTCTGGACTATTGATTATACGTGGTCGGTTGACTGTAGGAGCATACAGTAGATCTGAGCCTTGTTAGGGCTACGACCCTGGAGAGTAAATATACTAATTGACAACGAAAAGCAGCTAGCGTGACACTCTTGTCAAGACTTAACTTGTTTAAGCCTAAAGGTCCACCACATCTTCTATATGTATCCACATCTTGTTATTACCGGAAACTGAGAAAAGAATCAGATCAACTTTCTCACTAAGCAACACGCCCTGTGACGGACGAGCCCCACACCCGGAAATGGAACGATAAAGGCTGGTGAGGTTCAACACTCCCACCTCACTGCTTCTCATActcatcaacatcattcCCTCAGCCTGCTACGGGCAGAACATCACAATCATGGCGATACCCGTCCAGTCCTCGACCACATCTGTGGAGTTGTCCTCGACGACTGGCACTGGAGAACGCCTGCATCGAGCAGACCCTTCCCCGCTCTCCGCCCACGATACAAGCATGATGCAAGCATCTGCCGAAGTTGACTCGCAGCTCCCAGACGGCGGCTATGGATGGGTGGCAGTATCCGGCTGCGCAGTGTTGACATGGTGGTTCACCGGGACATCCTACAGTTGGGGCATTCTGCAAGCAGCACTCGTGAACGACGGAGTCTCGTCTGCGTCAACTCTCGCATTTGTCGGCTCGTTCGCTGTGGCTTGCATCTCGTTCCTGGGAATCTTGAATGCGACGCTGATTCGCAAGTTTGGAACGCGGGTCTGCGGCGTGCTCGGGATTGTGTTCCTTGGTGTTGGGGAGATTCTGAGCGGGTTCGCGCTCAGGAGTATTGGAGGATTGTTTGTTACCGCGGGGGCGGTTATGGGAGTTGGGATCAGGTATGAATCTCATAGCCATTAAGAGAGTAGTACTGGTTTGCTGATTATTGTAGTCTATGTTTTATGGTGAGGCACTCTCGACTGAAACGAGGGGATTTCCTGTGGTTCTGACCACCATACGCTTTCATATAGGTCGTCTCAGTCACACCAGCGCAGTACTTCAGAGCTAAGCGCGGAATCGCCAACGGCATCGTCTACGCGGCCGGCGGGCTCGGCGGCGCAGTCATCAGTTTCATTGTGGACGCTCTCATCCAAGGCACCAGCCTCGCATGGACATTCAGAGCTCTGGGGCTGATAACCCTAGCAACGGGCATCCCAGCAGCGCTCTTAATAAAAGAGCGCGCGCCAATTCCCAAATCCGCTTTTGTGGAATGGTACCTAGTCCTCTCAGTCCCTTTGTCCATCTGTGATGGCTGAACAAAGCCACTATACAGGAACCTTTTCCGCGACGTTCGAttcgcccttctcttcctcgctgGTGCAATCGCCACATTTCCACTCTTTGTGccccccttcttccttcctctctaCACTTCCTCGCTAGGTATGAAGTCCTCCGTTGGCGCTGGCGTAGTCGCAGCCTTCAACTTTTCTTCCGCGCTCGGAAGACTCATGTGTGGGTTCTTCAGCGATAGGTTGGGTCCACTAAACactctcttcctttctctaCTGCTTAGTGCTGTGAGCATGCTTGTTCTTTGGCCCATATCAAGCTCAGTAGCACCACTTGTTGCGTTTGTTATAATCAACGGAATGGCGAACGGTGGGTTCTTCTCCACTATTCCGACTGTTGTAGGGAATGTCTTTGGCTCGGCGAGAGTGAGTGTGGCAATGGGTATGATTGTTACAGGGTGGGTTGGGGGATATTTGCTTGTGAGTGCCTTGATAAAACCGTGAATGCGTCATCTAAAAATACGAAACTGTTGCTGACTGTCTTAGGGCGCGCCTATCGCGGGATACATCCTGGACGCTTCCGGCGGCGAGCAGGGAGGATACGAAGCGTACAGACCGGCCATTTTCTACGCTGGGTCACTTGCTTTTGCGGCGGCAGTCTTAGCAGCTGCGATACGATTGAAGGCTGATATAAACCTGAAGAAGAGGCTGTAGAAAGAGAGGGTAGCCTGAATCAAGAGGAACGGCCTCATTTTATGACATGGAGAAGCAACAGTCCCAGCTACCAGCCGCACTTGCTTGTAGCTTTAGGCCGGAATGCATTTGAATAATGGATGACTAGGCTTGTTGCTTTTTTGGAAGATCAAAATCTAATTTTTCAAGAGACCCCCTAGCATAGATATCAAGTGTATCTTGTTTGATTAGTACCTAATTATTTATTCAACTCCACCTCATTTACATCCGGTCACGTCGACGAGGAGCGGCGCGGATAATGTTGTCCACACGGAGGAGAAGCTATTAGACGGTTAGTCGGGGACTTAAATGAGCGTGAAATATTATCTTACCTCAGCTGCTTCCGAAGCAGACGACAcaacagccttcttcaatttgTAGCTCTCCACAACACCCAACTCGCGCATGTCGGCAATGCCACCGCCAGGTGTGAGCAGATCCAGCCCAGAGCTCGTCATACCGTTGTTGATCGCGGTTCGTAGTCGGGTAACAAGGTCACTTGAATCGAGACCGGCATTGTCGGCCAAAATTGTAGGAAGCTGCTTGAGAGCATGTGCGAACGAATCGACAGCAAGTTGCTTCTTACCCGTGGTGTTCTGGGCAGCCTGCTCGACAGCCTTGGACATGACCATCTCTGCGCATCCACCACCAAGAGTCACTCGGGGATCCTTGACGGTCTGAGACAGTACTGCCAGAGCATCGTGCAGCGAACGCtcggcttcgtcgagaagTTGCTCTGTGGCGCCGCGGAGAACGATTGTGCAAGCTTGGCCAGCAGCTACGCCGGAGAATTTGATGAGGGTATCTTCGCCAATAATGACCTCCTCGATCAGGTCACAAGACCCCAGCTTGACCTGGTCGGGGTGGTCGAAAGTCGAGGCGATCTCTCCACCGGTAACCAGCGCCAGTCGCTCAATGCCGTCAAAGTCGGCGTGCTCGATTGACATGATACCAGCCTCGGTGAACAGCTGTTCGGGCCAGTTGTAAATGAGTTGTCGGTTGACAAAGCAGTTGATCCCGTGTGCCTTGATCCGCTCAACCttggccttcatcttctcacGCTCTGCCTTCTCCAATTCCGCCAACTTCCCTGTTGACTCGACCTTCACGCGCGCTCCGAAGATCTTCACCTTATCTGTGTCCATCGCTGTGTTTGCAACAAGAATCTTAGCATTTTCCAGGCGCTTCGGTTGGTTGACACCAATCTTCTTATCAAGAATGAAACCCTCGTCGAGGTAAGAGTCACTGAGCTTTCCGCCGGCTTTtttgatgatctggatgtGGCTCAAGTCGGTTGAGCCCCGAAGTCGAAGAACGGCATCGCAGGCAAGAGCAGCGAACTGGTCGCGGTCCTGGGCCAGGACCTTAGAGCTGAGGGTAGTGCGGGCAATCGAGTGGAGGTCTTTGCGGAACTTCTCCATGTCGTCACTGCGGTCAACAGCAACCTTGTCGAGAGCATCGAGGGCAGCACGGCTGGCAATACGGTATCCTTCGATGATAGTCTGTGGGTGAATCTTGCGGTTGACAAGCTTTTCGGCTTCCCGCAGCAGCTCGGCGGCCAACACCGTCACGGAGGTTGTCCCATCACCAACTTCGTCATCCTGGACCTTGGAAATGTTGACTAGTACTTTTGCAGCGGCGTTATCAAGGGCAATGGCTTTGAGGATCGTGGCACCGTCGTTTGTAACGAGTATTTCTCCGGTGGACCTGCACACAGTCAGTCTGCTAACCCCGCGATCCGCACATCCGCCACTAACGCTGATTGTAAAATCTTGTCCATGCCCTTGGGACCTAATGTGCTCTTAACGAGATCTCCGACGGCGATGGCGCCGACGAAGGCCGAGAGACGTGcattctctcctttctcctcaATAACATCGTCCGCAAAGATCTGTGTGGGGTTGGCGAAGGATGCCTGAAGCTCTGTTAGAACTATGTCGAGCAGGTAGAACAGCCCGAATAAACTCACCATGATGATAAATTGCTGAAAAAAGAACTACCGAACAGGTGAAAGTGGTAGCTCAGGGATgctgaagaggcggagaGACTGCCACAATAATTGGAGCGATGCGGGACAACCAGAAAAGTTCGCGATGTGGCCCGAGCTTCAGACCGCCCTGAGCCTCCGTCTTCACCTACTGCTCGCACTTGCACCTCCATTCTACTTTTACATAAATATTATAGCACCTTCTTCCGATAATGACggccgaagaggagcaggccaAACTGGCGCAAAACAAGCGTCCCCATTCCGAAGTGGAagccgacgaggatggtgcGTGCTATTCACCGTCTCCTGGTACAGCAACTAACAGTTAAACAGGAAGCGAATCGTCTGACGACGACTTCGGTCCGGCGCTGCCCTCTGCTGACGcgcccaagaagaagcgccgGAAGCTCCCATTCGAAAAGGTTTACGTGAATGCGCTGCCCGCGTCGGCCCGGTACTCCAAATCGCTCATGCACAAGGATCAACTATCCTTTGTAACGATGACACCGCATACGGATTTCCTGATCACCTCGTCCATTGATGGAGTTGTCAAgttctggaagaagatggctgtTGGCGTAGAGTTTGTCAAGGAGTTCCGCGCCCATGCCGCGGAGATCAAAGGCGTCAGCGTGAGCGCGGACGGGCGAAGCTTTGCGACAACCGGGGCGGACAAAACAGTCAAGATCTTCGATGTGATTACGTTCGGTATGTTAGGTTTCGATTGAGTGGTGGGTAGTGCTGACTATTGTAGATCTACTTGCTATGCTAACCCTCGACTTTAGTCCCCGCTGCATCTGCTGGGTACACCCTCGCGGCGCATCCCTCCCACTCCTCGCCGTAACCGACGACGCCAGCAGCACAATCCGGATATACGACGGCCGCGGCGAGAACCCAGCACCGCTACACACACTAAAATCCGTCCACCGCAGTCCGATATCCGCAATTGCCTTCAATGACGCCTACAACTGCGTTGTATCAGCCGACGAGTCCGGCATGATCGAGTACTGGCGCGCCTCAGATGGCACTTTTGAGAAACCCGACAACGTCTTCGAGCTCAAATCCTCCACCAACCTCTTCGAATTCAAAAAGGCCAAATCCACCCCTTCATCCATTACGATATCCCCTTCGGGAAAGCAATTCGCAACAATATCCTTCCCGGACCGCCAAGTCCGCGTCTTCGACTTTGGAACGGGCAAACTATACCGCAAGTACGACGAATCCCTGTCTACAATCACAGACATGCAACAAGCCGGAACAGCATTGTATACCCTGGACGCCGTCGAATTTGGCCGCCGTCTAGCTGTCGAGCGCGAGCTTGAAAACCCTGTTACCAAGCCCAAAGCAAACGTTATCTTTGACGAATCCAACCACTTCATTCTCTATGGCTCGCTCTACGGCGTGAAATGCATAAATACTTACACGAACCGTGTAGTCCGCGTCTACGCCAAAGACGAGCCTTTCCGCCCCCTCAATCTCGCAATGTACCAAGGCCAACCCCAGAAGAAGGGAGTTGTAACGGTGTCCATGGCCGCAAGTGCGAACCCGCTCCtagccgaagccgaagagcGCGATCCCATTCTCGTTACAACCGGCTTCGCAAAACTCCGCTTCTACCTCTTCACCAACGAAACCGAGATCTCAAAATCTACACGCGACGTCCACAATGAGAAACCCCGCGACATAGActccgcagccgcaacagcTGCATCCAACAAATCGGGGGAACTGGGCACGTCGGCTATCCTTCACACAACAATGGGCGACATCCACCTCCGCCTTTTCCCCAGCGCAGCCCCCAAAGCCGTCGAGAACTTCACGACTCACGCGAAAAACGGCTACTACAACAACACAATCTTCCATCGTGTGATCCGCAAGTTCATGATCCAGGGTGGAGATCCGCTCGGTGACGGGACCGGAGGCGAATCTATCTGGGGAGgagagtttgaggatgagTTCTCTGCTCTCAAGCATGATAAGCCGTATACATTGTCCATGGCAAACGCCGGACCGAACACGAATGGAAGTCAATTTTTTATCACTACGGAGAAGACACCCTGGTTGGACGGGAAGCATACGATTTTTGGCCGCGCGGTGCAGGGGCTTGATGTTGTGCATAAGATTGAGAATGTGAAGACGGTGAAGGAAAAGCCGGAGGTCGATGTGAAAATTGTCAGTATATCTGTTTCATGATTATTTTCTTCGCCTGGTTTTAGTGTTCCTGTTTTGCGAGCGAGTTAAGAGGCGCATTGTGCAATATACAAATACCATTTTCATGGCTATTACAGGATTACCTACTTCCCAGGCTAGTTCGAATTTTTTCTCGGTTAGTTCATGCTAGCTCATGCAATCGTCCATCAGATAGACGGCATAGAAAGGAAGTTGCTGTGTAGGGCCAAAAAAGAGTTAAAAGCAAGGAAAGGAATAAAGCTCGTAAAGACAGACCATCCAGCGAATGGAACAACGGAACAGCTCAATCCGAATTAGATGCACGTATACCGTGATGAAATTTCAACAGAGAACGGAAATAGACGCGGAACGCCAGGTATATGCAATAAACGGCAGCACTATTAGAACAAGCGCATGTCGACATTGAACGAAGGTAGCGAGGATAAACCAGACTGAATCGGACAACTAGAAGATAAGCTAGTAGTTGGCTATCGCGGTGCCTCCCTGATCTCCACGCCGCTATCTACGCCTTGCGAATTTTGCAAAGGCGATGGCGAGGGACCTTGCCGATTCAGCGGGCCAACGTTTGTGCGCGAGCTGCTGGCGAAGGAGACTGTGTTGACAGAGCGAGCGCGCGGCACGAGAGCCTCCGGGTTGCGGTTCTGGAATATCCGGCTGTCGCTTGCGCTTTGAGTAGCGTGGTAAAGGTTCGGATGCTTTTTGTCGTGGCGCCGTTTGAGCCAGACCCCGACAATGGCTATGACGGTGAATCCGACAGCAAGGACAATAACCATGATCACCCACTGGTAATGGCCATCCCACCTGGGAAGTGTTAGTTATCATACGATACGATTAACATTCTTCGACGGCACTGACCATGATTCTGGACCCGCTCTGCCAGAAGCCGCggaggagccggagctgtCCGCCGTAGAATTTGCGTTTGAAGTGCCATTATTACTATTATTTCCGCTACCGCTATTGTTCTCCGAGTTGCTGTTACTCGTCGAGTCTTCCGTCGATCCGGAATTGCTTTCCGTACCGCCTCCGCTGTTGCAGAAATCGACATACCactgctgcaggagctgACGATCTTCGGTACTCGTGCAGGTGTCATCACATGTCCCATCGGCGGTCGTCTGGAAATTCTTCAGGAGGTCTGACTGGCAGAAGCAGGAGACGTAAGTCTCTTGATTGGTCACCTGAGCGGTGGGAGGTGTGCAGGAATCGTCGGCTTGTGCGAGGACGGAGCAGGTCAATCCGCAGGCTGGAAatgagctggaagcggcggTAGGTCGAAGTTGAACATCTTGTGCGAGAATACTGGTGGTAAGAGCGAGTGAAAGGTAGAAAAATGTCGAGAGCGAGAGTGAGGGAGCGAAGGGCCAAGACCCTGAAGTCGCTGAGGTCCCTGAAGACCCTGAAGACCCTAGAAGCATAACTAACGGCGGCGGGACCGTCGGAGAATGTGAGTTGCGCGCAACCTTCAGTAGCCCGGCATTCTTGATAGAAACGAGGgtgaagcggagaaaggaACTGAAGAGGGATAAAGTAATGAGAGATTAGGTCGGAAGAGGTTGATGAGACTGGAATGGCCCGGGCGATAGCGCGGACAAAGAGATTAAGGACGAGACACGGTCCCTCAGTGCCGGTTGCGGCAGAAAACACTCAACGCTCGCCTTAACGGTCCAGAAGAATAGATTGGCCAACGCGTGGATGGACAAATTCTATTTATATCGGCCTGGAGATTGGTCCAGAGCAAGGCATAAAGTCCGCCCAGCTTTGGGTCTTGCAGTCTTACTATTCCCTCTTGATCTCGACATTTTCCTGTTGTCCCTCGCTTCGTCGTCCCCACAAGTGACCACCAGACTATTTCCTGTACTCCATACATTGTGAGTCCGCAAACTTGACTACATACCCCGCGTAAAATCGCACTACTATCTCGGTGGGCTTCGGTACACTGTTCCTGGCCAGGGACCTAGTCCAGATCTGGCCAGATTCTCCGCGTCTGCTTGCGTCGTGCCGGAAAGAGACTGATTATTTTCACTAGTCCATTTGGCTCCATTCAAAGCGAGGGACCCTGGACCACACGATGCAACGGTGTCTTGGGCCCCGTAACACCAGGACGTATGACTGACTGACCATGGGCAGAGCTTGGCTACCCTGCGCAATTACGTCGTTGCTCGTGTCAACCCTGCGCGATCTCTGGTCGCTCGGATATCGGATCCACGGATCGTCCAAGATCTTCCAACGATGATCTCAATCAAGGAACTTGACATTCCAGCGACAGGTGTCTTGGCTTAAAAACAAACGTGCGCTATCTTTCGGCAAGCAAACTCAGAGCGAACCGTACCATAAATCAGAGTGAACCATCACTGGAGGTATCCCGCGATTGGAAAACTGAACGACTCGCCAATCTCCGACCGCAAGAGCAGCGAACTAATACCGACGCCCTTTTCTTGCAAGAATTGCTCGTCTGCTTCCGTCTCCGCCGGGCGAATATACAGGGACCCAGAGAGGTTTGGTATACCAGGTGCAGATAGCTTGAAAGCGGCTctaccttcatcttcttgcggGGCGGCTCCGACAATGGACGTGTAGAGGTCCGTATACGCGCGGAACTTCCCCCTGGGAACTAGAACCTCAATGCGGTCTATTCCCGTGGCGCCCGACGGATGCTGCGTTACGGACGGCAAGTCAAACGTAACACGCCGCCGGCGCGGGGTAAGATCATGGCAGAAGAAGGGTGCATCTGTGCGTCCCCTTGGGAAAAATTCGTCTCGTGGAGTTGATTCTCCATGGGTATACCCTGCCTTGACAATCTCCCAGCGGATGTCTACACCTTCGGCATTCTTGCGTCCCCCTCCTTGGGGTGGGAGGTAGGTCACTCCGATCCCGCCGTCACCGGGTTCGCTTGCTAGTGCATCCACGATCCGCTCCCTGCTCGCTTCGGCAGAGATGGGGTCCAATGCCGTCAAGGCAAAGTCTCCAGGTAGCCGCTTCCTCCAGTCCTCCGGCTTTGTAATCCAATTATACAGCTCAAGGTATGTCCCGTCTTTAAAGACGATAAGCTTGTTGCGGCTCCAGCCACCTGGTATTGTTAATGACGGTCGGTACGGGTTCGACTGGACAGACCTGTGTGGACTCCGCCGTCTATCACGGTAAAGTGATCTGAAATCCATTTTGGAACATAGTCGAACTGCTCTTGACTGAATTGGAGTAGAAGGTGATCAATGTAGACTTTCTGGGATGACATTTTGATGAGTTGTGAAAGTGAAGTTGACGCGGGGTTGTGAGGATATACCCGTGCCACTCGTCATTCAGTCCATTCTCGCGTCAGTGTCTACAGCTACTACTAGCACAACTCCAATTTCTTTTGTCCCGAGATCGGTAGGCCCATGATGTCTATACCTATTGCGCAAGACTCTAGCGGCAAGGCCGTATAGACGGGCATTCAGTCCGTGATGTGTTTGGTTAGCCGTCTTTTCGGACGGTACCTATATTCCTAGGCCACCCTTAAACCATCCTAGGTACCAGGTAGGCACTGGTCTCGTCTTCTAACGGCACGAGTCATCACCAACCATGTCCAATCCCAAATCCAAGCCCCGTACAATCCTAGGCCTAATGACAACGGGCCCCTCCGCCACCACAGGAGCCCGAATCACGTCGCTGGCCGATTTCCAGCAGATCTTATTCTCTTTCCAAGAACACGGCTACACTGAACTCGACACCGCACGCATATACTCCGGAGGCCAACAAGAATCTTTCACAGCGCAAGCAGGCTGGAAAGAGCGCGGTCTGAGCATCGCGACGAAATGGTATCCCCTACAACCAGGGCAACACAGACCAGAAGTTATTAGGGAGAAGCTCGACGAGTCATTGGCAGAGCTGGGAACAGACTGCGTGGATATCTTCTATCTTCATGCGCCAGATCGCGCCGTGCCGTTTGCAGAGACGCTGGAAGAAGTGAACAAGCTCTATCAGGAAGGAAAATTCAAAAAGCTCGGGCTGAGCAATTATACAAGTTTTGAGGTTGCAGAAATTGTCATGACTTGTCAGGCGAGGGGTCTGGTTCGACCGACCGTTTATCAGGCGATGTATAATGCACTCAGTATGACCCCTGCTCCTTTAGTACTACTTTGGGGTAGA
Protein-coding sequences here:
- a CDS encoding uncharacterized protein (transcript_id=CADANIAT00002317) — translated: MAIPVQSSTTSVELSSTTGTGERLHRADPSPLSAHDTSMMQASAEVDSQLPDGGYGWVAVSGCAVLTWWFTGTSYSWGILQAALVNDGVSSASTLAFVGSFAVACISFLGILNATLIRKFGTRVCGVLGIVFLGVGEILSGFALRSIGGLFVTAGAVMGVGISLCFMVVSVTPAQYFRAKRGIANGIVYAAGGLGGAVISFIVDALIQGTSLAWTFRALGLITLATGIPAALLIKERAPIPKSAFVEWNLFRDVRFALLFLAGAIATFPLFVPPFFLPLYTSSLGMKSSVGAGVVAAFNFSSALGRLMCGFFSDRLGPLNTLFLSLLLSAVSMLVLWPISSSVAPLVAFVIINGMANGGFFSTIPTVVGNVFGSARGAPIAGYILDASGGEQGGYEAYRPAIFYAGSLAFAAAVLAAAIRLKADINLKKRL
- a CDS encoding chaperonin-containing T-complex subunit CCT2 (transcript_id=CADANIAT00002318), whose amino-acid sequence is MASFANPTQIFADDVIEEKGENARLSAFVGAIAVGDLVKSTLGPKGMDKILQSASTGEILVTNDGATILKAIALDNAAAKVLVNISKVQDDEVGDGTTSVTVLAAELLREAEKLVNRKIHPQTIIEGYRIASRAALDALDKVAVDRSDDMEKFRKDLHSIARTTLSSKVLAQDRDQFAALACDAVLRLRGSTDLSHIQIIKKAGGKLSDSYLDEGFILDKKIGVNQPKRLENAKILVANTAMDTDKVKIFGARVKVESTGKLAELEKAEREKMKAKVERIKAHGINCFVNRQLIYNWPEQLFTEAGIMSIEHADFDGIERLALVTGGEIASTFDHPDQVKLGSCDLIEEVIIGEDTLIKFSGVAAGQACTIVLRGATEQLLDEAERSLHDALAVLSQTVKDPRVTLGGGCAEMVMSKAVEQAAQNTTGKKQLAVDSFAHALKQLPTILADNAGLDSSDLVTRLRTAINNGMTSSGLDLLTPGGGIADMRELGVVESYKLKKAVVSSASEAAELLLRVDNIIRAAPRRRDRM
- a CDS encoding protein cyp10 (transcript_id=CADANIAT00002319), producing MTAEEEQAKLAQNKRPHSEVEADEDGSESSDDDFGPALPSADAPKKKRRKLPFEKVYVNALPASARYSKSLMHKDQLSFVTMTPHTDFLITSSIDGVVKFWKKMAVGVEFVKEFRAHAAEIKGVSVSADGRSFATTGADKTVKIFDVITFDLLAMLTLDFSPRCICWVHPRGASLPLLAVTDDASSTIRIYDGRGENPAPLHTLKSVHRSPISAIAFNDAYNCVVSADESGMIEYWRASDGTFEKPDNVFELKSSTNLFEFKKAKSTPSSITISPSGKQFATISFPDRQVRVFDFGTGKLYRKYDESLSTITDMQQAGTALYTLDAVEFGRRLAVERELENPVTKPKANVIFDESNHFILYGSLYGVKCINTYTNRVVRVYAKDEPFRPLNLAMYQGQPQKKGVVTVSMAASANPLLAEAEERDPILVTTGFAKLRFYLFTNETEISKSTRDVHNEKPRDIDSAAATAASNKSGELGTSAILHTTMGDIHLRLFPSAAPKAVENFTTHAKNGYYNNTIFHRVIRKFMIQGGDPLGDGTGGESIWGGEFEDEFSALKHDKPYTLSMANAGPNTNGSQFFITTEKTPWLDGKHTIFGRAVQGLDVVHKIENVKTVKEKPEVDVKIVSISVS
- a CDS encoding uncharacterized protein (transcript_id=CADANIAT00002320) encodes the protein MLLGSSGSSGTSATSGSWPFAPSLSLSTFFYLSLALTTSILAQDVQLRPTAASSSFPACGLTCSVLAQADDSCTPPTAQVTNQETYVSCFCQSDLLKNFQTTADGTCDDTCTSTEDRQLLQQWYVDFCNSGGGTESNSGSTEDSTSNSNSENNSGSGNNSNNGTSNANSTADSSGSSAASGRAGPESWWDGHYQWVIMVIVLAVGFTVIAIVGVWLKRRHDKKHPNLYHATQSASDSRIFQNRNPEALVPRARSVNTVSFASSSRTNVGPLNRQGPSPSPLQNSQGVDSGVEIREAPR
- a CDS encoding uncharacterized protein (transcript_id=CADANIAT00002321) — encoded protein: MSSQKVYIDHLLLQFSQEQFDYVPKWISDHFTVIDGGVHTGGWSRNKLIVFKDGTYLELYNWITKPEDWRKRLPGDFALTALDPISAEASRERIVDALASEPGDGGIGVTYLPPQGGGRKNAEGVDIRWEIVKAGYTHGESTPRDEFFPRGRTDAPFFCHDLTPRRRRVTFDLPSVTQHPSGATGIDRIEVLVPRGKFRAYTDLYTSIVGAAPQEDEGRAAFKLSAPGIPNLSGSLYIRPAETEADEQFLQEKGVGISSLLLRSEIGESFSFPIAGYLQ
- a CDS encoding aldo/keto reductase family protein (transcript_id=CADANIAT00002322): MSNPKSKPRTILGLMTTGPSATTGARITSLADFQQILFSFQEHGYTELDTARIYSGGQQESFTAQAGWKERGLSIATKWYPLQPGQHRPEVIREKLDESLAELGTDCVDIFYLHAPDRAVPFAETLEEVNKLYQEGKFKKLGLSNYTSFEVAEIVMTCQARGLVRPTVYQAMYNALIRTIEAELIPACRRYGLDIVVYNPIAAGVLAGAYKSPSVPEQGRFSAQSPTGHTYRDRYFKDPTFAALRIIEAAANRHGLTMAECAFRWLRHHSALRLAVDGDGDDGVVIGVSSLEQLERNLADLEKGPLPVDVVEAFDEAWGLTKGSVVKYWHGELEYAYDTQEALFGR